GATCTACGCAACACCCCCGGCAAATCAAGAAAGCCATCGTTTTCAGCATGTAAACTCGAAACATCTTATTTAAAGCGCCGATGAGCCACAGGAGTCGAAAGATGGAAATGACTAATGCCCAACGTCTGATCTTATCCAATCAGTATAAAATGATGACCATGATGGATCCGGCGAATGCAGAACGCTACCGCCGTTTACAGACCATTATTGAGCGTGGCTATGGGCTGCAAATGCGCGAACTGGATCGCGAGTTCGGCGAGCTGAAAGAAGAAACCTGCCGCATTGTTATCGATATCATGGAGATGTATCACGCGCTCCATGTCTCCTGGACCAACCTGAAAGACGCCAACACCATCGATGAACGCCGCGTGACTTTCCTTGGCTTTGACGCGGCAACGGAAGCGCGTTACCTCGGCTATGTGCGTTTTATGGTGAATATTGAAGGCCGCTACACCCATTTCGATGCGGGTACGCACGGCTTTAATGCGCAAACGCCAATGTGGGAAAAATATCAGCGCATGCTGAGCGTATGGCACTCCTGCCCGCGTCAGTATCATCTGAGCAGCAACGAAATTAATCAGATTATCAACGCCTGAGGAGGTGAGTGTGCAGTGCAAAGGATTTCTGTTTGATCTTGATGGCACGTTGGTTAATTCTCTGCCCGTTG
The Kosakonia oryzae genome window above contains:
- a CDS encoding YfbU family protein, translated to MEMTNAQRLILSNQYKMMTMMDPANAERYRRLQTIIERGYGLQMRELDREFGELKEETCRIVIDIMEMYHALHVSWTNLKDANTIDERRVTFLGFDAATEARYLGYVRFMVNIEGRYTHFDAGTHGFNAQTPMWEKYQRMLSVWHSCPRQYHLSSNEINQIINA